One window of the Nothobranchius furzeri strain GRZ-AD chromosome 3, NfurGRZ-RIMD1, whole genome shotgun sequence genome contains the following:
- the LOC107379987 gene encoding voltage-dependent T-type calcium channel subunit alpha-1I, whose product MYSPIGEEPQHLRFINLGCICFFIFDMFLKMASLGICRERGHLRSIWNRVELFVLIFEIVDCLLFWSQMHLRISYPLKVVRLIIRVRELRRWIKTVVKIIPIIAEYILMYLSMVYIFGTMGVQLWAGDLHHRCYTSGLDLALKLNMSEYYQSSPDEFSEFLCSPNPDGIRQCKDIPPLRQNGQTCMLAPPSANWSSALLANSSALTNSTACINWNVLYNACLPLGPNPGFGGISFDNIGYGMLTVYQVTTLEGWTTIMNYVMDVSFGASFLIFFILVGSVSFLAINTFQVIVAIHFVKADDDDEPERERGFFVDGLDLLYRMKLYLWEHRCVRLSTESDRWWSSQSRSRSFDAQSPTMEKIERFLNSDLLGWIQTLTILANLIAMSIEHYGQPEALTTALDTCNCVFIGMYSAELVVNVLLYRIEYFTDWENVVDLAIIIIGIVEIVWQTETRLYVLRAFRATRISMLSNFSPKLKRQWEILKRSIRQSLHLSMMFFFIVYIFSMWGMTLFSSENFPPREVRGLFHPQASFDSLWWSMLTVFQIITGDSWNMIMYSAMLYNSPYIALYFITVITIGKDLLLSFLVGMVMLHFDRTTSSSSVETDSSRSESRSDPLSASSGPPTGSPSGPTPQSNGSNGSWPSMVRVNRCPSNALRCSSQRSSAGFQSCSEDGRSPTTRSSSKVKRSPRAQSSSNV is encoded by the exons ATGTACAGCCCCATCGGTGAGGAGCCCCAGCACCTGAGG TTCATCAACCTCGGCTGCATCTGCTTCTTCATTTTTGACATGTTCCTGAAGATGGCGTCGCTGGGCATCTGCAGGGAGCGGGGTCACCTTCGTAGCATCTGGAACCGGGTGGAGTTATTTGTCCTGATTTTTGA GATCGTGGACTGCCTCCTTTTCTGGTCCCAGATGCACTTGAGGATCAGCTACCCACTGAAGGTGGTCAGACTGATTATCAGAGTGAGGG AACTGCGAAGGTGGATCAAGACTGTGGTGAAAATCATACCCATCATAGCAGAGTACATTCTCATGTACCTGTCTATGGTGTACATCTTCGGCACCATGGGGGTCCAGCTGTGGGCCGGCGACCTCCACCATCGGTGCTACACGAGCGGCCTGGACCTTGC GTTGAAGCTGAACATGAGCGAGTACTATCAGTCCTCTCCTGATGAGTTCTCTGAGTTCCTCTGCTCGCCGAACCCCGACGGGATACGCCAGTGCAAGGACATTCCTCCGCTGCGCCAGAATGGACAGACCTGCATGTTGGCCCCGCCCAGTGCAAACTGGTCATCTGCACTACTGGCCAACAGCAGCGCCCTGACCAATTCAACAGCCTGCATCAACTGGAATGTCCTGTACAACGCGTGTCTTCCGCTGGGCCCAAATCCGGGGTTTGGGGGCATCAGCTTCGACAACATTGGATATGGGATGCTCACCGTGTACCAG GTCACCACACTGGAAGGATGGACAACCATCATGAACTACGTGATGGACGTCTCCTTCGGGGCCAGCTTTTTGATTTTCTTCATCCTCGTTGGT AGCGTCTCCTTCCTCGCCATCAACACGTTCCAGGTGATCGTCGCCATTCACTTTGTGAAGGCTGACGATGATGATGAACCTGAACGTGAGAGGGGCTTCTTTGTGGACGGCTTGGACCTGCTGTACAGGATGAAGCTGTACTTGTGGGAGCATCGCTGCGTCAG ATTGTCCACGGAGAGCGACCGCTGGTGGAGCAGCCAGAGCCGCTCACGTTCG TTTGACGCCCAGTCCCCGACCATGGAGAAGATTGAGCGTTTCCTCAACAGCGACTTGTTGGGGTGGATCCAAACGCTCACCATCCTCGCCAACCTCATCGCCATGTCCATTGAGCACTACGGCCAG CCCGAGGCTCTGACTACAGCCCTGGACACGTGCAACTGCGTGTTCATCGGGATGTACTCAGCGGAGTTGGTGGTGAATGTCCTCCTGTACAGGATCGAGTACTTCACCGATTGGGAGAATGTCGTGGacctcgccatcatcatcatcgg CATCGTGGAAATCGTGTGGCAAACCGAGACCAGACTCTACGTCCTCCGTGCGTTCCGCGCCACTCGGATCAGCATGCTGTCCAACTTCTCTCCTAAGCTGAAGAGGCAGTGGGAGATCCTGAAGCGATCCATCAGGCAGTCGCTGCATCTCTCCATGATGTTTTTTTTCATAGTCTACATCTTcag CATGTGGGGCATGACGTTGTTCAGCAGCGAGAACTTTCCACCGCGGGAGGTCAGAGGACTCTTTCATCCCCAGGCCAGCTTTGACTCGCTGTGGTGGTCCATGCTCACCGTCTTCCAG aTCATCACCGGGGACAGCTGGAACATGATAATGTACAGTGCGATGCTATACAACTCTCCATACATCGCACTGTACTTTATCACCGTCATAACCATTGGGAAGGACCTCCTCCTAAGCTTCCTGGTGGGCATGGTCATGCTACACTTTGATCGTACG acatcatcatcatctgtaGAGACCGACTCCTCCAGGTCCGAGTCTCGGTCGGACCCTTTGTCGGCCTCTTCAGGGCCACCAACCGGCTCGCCGTCTGGGCCT ACCCCCCAGTCCAACGGAAGTAACGGCAGCTGGCCCAGCATGGTGAGGGTCAACAGATGCCCAAGCAAC GCACTGAGATGCTCCAGCCAGAGGAGTAGCGCCGGGTTCCAGAGCTGCTCAGAAGATGGGAGGAGCCCCACGACCCGGAGCAGCTCAAAGGTCAAGAGGAGCCCCAGGGCTCAGAGCAGCTCCAACGTTTAA